The following nucleotide sequence is from Vidua macroura isolate BioBank_ID:100142 unplaced genomic scaffold, ASM2450914v1 whyUn_scaffold_189, whole genome shotgun sequence.
cccccaaaaatccctgggaccccccaaaaatccccatgAGCCTCACAAAAAtccctgtgaccccccccaaaaatccctgagaCCTCCCAAAAATACCTatgacccccccaaaaatccccatgAGCCTCACAAAAATTCCTGAGTCCCGCCAAAAATCCCtgagatcccaaaatcccccgtgacccccccaaaaatccccgtgaccccccccaaaaaccccgtgacccccccaaaaatccccgtgaccccccaaaacccttcCCCCCCCAGGCCGAGGCCTCCCAGAGCTACGTGGAGGAGCAGCGGGCGCTGAAGGAGAGGTgaggggggggggtcctggggtttggggggacTCTGGGATTTTGAGGGGGGGGGGTCCTCGGCACCAGGGGTGACCCTGGACCTCCCCCCGCAGCTTCCGAGCCTTCGTGGCCGacagcgaggaggaggaggaggagggggggggaggggccCTGCTCCGGCCGCGGGATCGGTCCCGGGAGGAGAAGGTgaggggggggctgggggtccggggaggtttgggggtcccagggggtcccggggaggtttgggggggtGTCCCAGGTgaggtttgggggtccctgggagATTTGGGGGACCCCTGGGGAGGTATGGGGGACCCAGGGAGGGGGGTCTCAGGGAGGATTGGGGTCCCGGGTGGTtctggggaggtttgggggggtcctgaggaggtttgggggggggtcccggggaggTCTGGGGGTGCCGGGGGGTCCCTGGagaggtttgggggggggggatcccagggaggtttgggggtcctgggtggttctggggaggtttgggggtcctgaggaggtttgggggggtcccgggggggtctgggggtcccTCACTGACCCCCTTTGCCCCCCCAGGCTCAGGAGGAGGAGCAGTACCTGGGGGGTGTTGGGGatcccagggaggtttgggggtcctgggtggttctggggaggtttgggggtcctgaggaggtttgggggggtcccggggaggTCCGGGGGTCCCTCACTGACCCCCTTTGCCCCCCCAGGCTCAGGAGGAGGAGCAGTACCTGCTCTGGCTGCGGGGCCAGGCCGAGGCCCCCCGGAGCCGCTGCAGGAcctggtgaggggctggggggggctctgggggggtGGGattgtgggggggggggggacaggggggcgACCCCCAGCTCTGatccccccccccctctcccccaggaGCCCCTGCAGAAGTTCTGGTCGGACCCGGCGCTGGAGCCGGGGCGAGCGATTCCTGCGCGATTACCTGCTGGGCAACGGCTGCGGGCAGCAccaggacgaggaggaggaagaggagggggacGAAGGGTGAGCgggacccccagacccctccccatCACAGCTGGAgccccccccagacccccccggagccccccaaaccccctgcagcccccccagGCCATCCCCACTCCTCCCGGACACCGCCTGGGACCCAGGGGGAGCCGCtcatggagcagccacaggatGAGGAGTGGGGACCCCCTGGGaaccccccagtgacccccctggaccccccagtgaccccccccgACCCCCCCAGATCGCCCCTGCCCGCCCTGGAGGACTCCTCGGACGAGGGGGAGCAGTTCCTGGAGCGGCAGCAGGAGTTCGAGCGCCGGCACAATTTCCGCTTCGAGGAGCCGGGGGCGGCTCaggtggggggaaggagggaatttggggggggggggggcggggggtaAAAATCGGGGGGCAGAAATTGGGGAAGGGGTGAAGGTTTAGGGGGGTAGGGAGGGGATTCGCGGAGTGGAATTTGGGGGTCCCTGATCTGTTTTACCCCCCTAGATCCAGACGTTCCCACGACACACTCCCAGGTTTTGGGGGGCGGGTTGGGGGCACACTCCCGGTTTTGGGGGGGTTATTTTGGGGGCACATTCCCTGTTTTGGGGAGCTGGTTTGGGGGCACACTCCCCGTTTTGgggggctgattttgggggcACACTCCCCATTTTGGGGGCACACTCCCCATTTTGGGGGCACACTCCCTGTTTTGGGGGGGTTATTCTGGGGGCACATTCCCTGTTTTGGGGACACACTCCCCATTTTGGGGGGCTGATTTTTTGGGGCACACTCCCCGTTtttggggcagctctgggggtccctaaccctttcccccccccccagatcCAAACCTTCCCACGCCACATCCCCACCTCGGTGCGGCGCCGCGACGAGCGGCGCAAGGAGAAGCGGGAGCAGATCcgggagaggaagaggaaggtgaGCAAGAGCCCGGGcgggtttgggggggtcctgggctGCCCCCCACGCCTCCCACcaccccttttttcccccccccagGAACGGGCCCGGCGCAGGGAGGAGCTGAAGCAGCTGAAGAACCTGAAGCGGCAGGAGCTGGCCGCCCGCATCGCCCGCATCCGCGACGCCTCCGGCTCGACGCCTTCGGCCTCACCGACTCCCTCCTCCAGGAGGATTTCGACCCCGCCCGCCACGACCGGCTCATGGCCGTGGGTGCCCCGGCtgagccccccaccccccggACCCCCCCGGTCCCCGCTGAGCCCCCTTTTCCTCCCGGCAGGAATGGTTCGGGGAGGAATACTACGGccggggggaggaggagaagccgcagtttgaggaggaggaggggctggagggtgagtgggggtgggaggggggtCGCGGGGCAGGGGGGGGGTGGTGTCCCCCTCCCCTCGTTCCCGGTGTCACCGTgtcgcccccccccccccccccccccccccaataaTCCTGCAGATGATTGGAACTGGGACGCCTGGACGGGGCGGGAGGAGGAGCCGCACTGCGAGGACCCCGACTTCgtggtgaggaggaggaggaggaggaggaagaggaggaggaggagaaggagaccCCCCCCCAGTTGAATGAGACCCCCTCTCAAAGCTGCTCCCCCCCCCCTCACCCTTGGAatgagccccccccccccagagcTGAGGCCGGGCAGAACCCAGCACAGGGATattggagggggggggggtcccggatCGGGGGGTGCAGCCCCCTCCCCGGCTGACCCCTCCCCCACAGATGGACGCCGATTAcgtccccgagcccccccccGACCCCGCGgcccccccgggccgggccccccCCGAGGTGACCTTCGGGAAGAGGCGGCGGCGGACGCGGTTCCGGGAGGCCCTGGAGAGGGAGAAGCCCCCGTTCGACCCCGGTGAGCAACGGgaccctgagaccccccccacAGACCCCAAAATCCTTGGGAcaacacccccaaaatcccaataaTCCCCCAAACCCTGACCTCCTCCCAAAATCCTCATACCACCCCCAAAATCCATGACTCCCgaatccctgtgtcccccccccaaGAACGCCCCAAACCCAACTCAGGACCCCCCCCATAACCCCTCCTGGcgcccccaaacccctctgggaCCTCCCAAACCTTCTGGGACTCCTCCTGGGACCCCCCTtggaccccccaaacccccccaggaccccccaaacccctcctggtGTCACCCAAAACCCCTCCTGGgaccccccagacccctcctgGGACCCCCCAGACTCCCCCTGGGATCCCCCAGACCCCtggacaccccaaacccccctgggacctcccccaggaccccccaaacccctcctggtgccccccaaacccccccgggACCCTCCAAAACCCTCCTGGtgccccccaaaccctcccagaaCCCCCGGGACCTCCCCCAGggccccccagacccctcctgGGACCCTCCAAACCCCTCCTGGGACCCCCCAGACCCCTGGAAcaccccccaggaccccccaaacccctcctgggaccccccagacccccccgggaccccccagagctgcccatcccCGCAGCCTCCGGCCCCTTCGAGCAGTACCTGGACGAGTTCTACGGCCTCGACTTCGAGGACATGGTCGGGGACCTCCCCTGCCGCTTCAAGTACCGCCGGGTGCTGCCCTGCGACTTCGGCCTCACCACGGACGAGGTAAAacccccccccgggaccccctgGGGGCgctgggacccccccaaaccttccccccaccccgtgtccccccccaaaccttccccccaccccgtgtcccccccccagATCCTGGCGGCCGACGACAAAGAGCTGAACCGCTGGTGCTCCCTGCGCAAGACCTGCATGTACCGGTGAGGGGGGGGCTCCTGGGGGGGTCCCGGGTGCccccgggatttgggggggggctCACGGACCCCTCCCCTCGCAGCTCGGAGCAGGAGGAGCGGCAGGACCAGGCCAATTACAGCCGGCGGGCGCAGAACCTCAGCAAGAAGCACCAGATCCTGAGATCCCTCGTGGCTGAGTAcggatggggggggggggtctcgggaagggtttttggggtgttcacACCTCCCCCGACGCCccctcatcatcatcatcacagcCCCGAGGAGGTGGAGGCGGCGCCGGCGAAGCCGAAATTTGGGAAGAAACGCCGGGAGAAGAGGAAGCGCCTGGAGGAGGCGGAAAAAAGGGGAGCCCCCCGTGGCCCCCCCCGCggccccccaaaatcccggggGTCCCCGGCGCCGGGGGGGCCCCCCCTGGGCGCGGCCGTGCGTTTGGGGGGCCGGGAGTTCAGCGGGAAGAGGCTGGAAGCCTTCGGCCTCAACCCCCGCAGGCTCCGGTTCCGGCAGCTCCGGCGGCAGCggggaaaggaggggggggGAAACGTGGGGAGCCCCCGGAGAAACCCCGGAAAAAACCCCGGGAACACCGGGAAAAATGCTGGGAGCACCGAGGAAAAACCCTGGGAAAAACGCTGGGAGCACCGGGAAAACAGCAGCCATCaatgggaaaaaacagaaacGCAGGAAAAACGCCCCAAACCCGCAGGAAAACACCTGAAATCCCCGGGAAAAAACCTGAAACCCCCGGGAAAAAACCTGGAACCCCCGGGAAAAAACCTGGAACTCCCGGAGAAATACCTGAAACCCCAGGAAAACACCAGAACCACCTCGAAAAGCTCCAGAAGTTCTGGAGAAGCACCAGAACCCGCCCAGAAAAGAACGAAAGCGCCGGGAGGCCGAGCTCGATTCAAGTTGTCtttatttgggggggggggtcctgagCGGAGCAATAAATAACCGCCCCCCCACCCTGAGCAGCCTCTGACAGTGAACGGGGGGTCCCGGCGATTTGGGGGGGGTCCTGGAGTGTGAGGGGGGGGTCCCGGAGTGTGAGAGGGGTCGTGGAGTGTGAGAGGGGTCCTGGAGTGTGAGGGGGGGTGGAGGAGTGCCAGTAGTGACCCAAAACAGCCCCAATTTGAGGGGGGGAGGTGCCCGCGGCCCCCCCCCGAGCCGCGGCTGCACCGCCCGGGGCCGATCCAgtgtttggggggggggggatggatttgggggggCTCAGAGGAGAACGAACTCGTCcgagttgggttttttggggcgTTTCCCCCggcgggggaggggagggggcggccCGGGGGGGGCGTCCAGGGCCTGGTGCTGAGCGCGGCCCTCGGCCAGAGTGAAGATGGGATAACGCTCCGGAGCCGAGGGGGGGGCCAgcacctggagaaaaggggagggggggtcAGCAGCGGGAAAAGGGGGGGACAGGACACCCCGACCCCCCCCCCAGGGCACTCACCCGGGCCAGGtccccccagagctgctccagctccgtCCCGCCGGCGTAGAAGCCGAAGGTGCAGCTGGGATCCATCTTCCCGAAGGACATTTTCCGCGGGAAGCAGCAGTGGAaggactggggggggggggcaggaaaagtttggggggggggggtcacaaCCCACTGAGCCCCCCCTCCATCGCCCCAGAGCCCGTTTTTGGGGCGCACCCACCTGGAGAGGGAAGTTCTCCCGGGCCGTGTCCacgcagggctggcagaggtgcGGGTCCAGGTAGAGCAGGGAAtcacctgggggggggggcgggggggcacGGAGGGGTCGGAGACCCCCGGAACacccccggggaccccccccgggcccccctcCCGCGGGGTCGGTACCTTGGAAGCCGAGGAAGTAGAGCGAGTGCCGGGGCTTCCCGCCGATGATGCCGAGGCAGGAgcggagctgcagcagctcctggcggGGGGGGACACGCGGTGGCACCGGGAATGGCACCGGGAATGGCACCGGGATCGCCCCCGGCCGCCCCCAGACCCACCTTGACGCACTCCACGTACACGGGGTTCAGGCTCTCGCCCCCCAACCGCGCCGGCACCAGCAGGACGAGCCCGCGGCGCCGCCCCGGCTCCGGCGCTCCCGGTGTCCCGTGTCCCGGGGCTTCTGGTCCCGGGGCTCCCGGTGCTCCCGGTCCCGGTGTTCCGTGTCCCGGG
It contains:
- the KRI1 gene encoding LOW QUALITY PROTEIN: protein KRI1 homolog (The sequence of the model RefSeq protein was modified relative to this genomic sequence to represent the inferred CDS: inserted 1 base in 1 codon; deleted 1 base in 1 codon), whose translation is MAEPKLRVNAAFAERYGRYRRREELQRLRDRYGDTAASGDSDSDSDSSESSGDDVARDPRQEREFYRTLALLKTRDPRIYREDTTFFTRPESEEEEEEEEEEGEEERPAKPMFLKDYERKVVLEKEGKYVDEEDEEDEEAGGQEEEGRGLPELRGGAAGAEGELPSLRGRQRGGGGGGGGRGPAPAAGSVPGGEGSGGGAVPALAAGPGRGPPEPLQDLEPLQKFWSDPALERGERFLRDYLLGNGCGQHQDEEEEEEGDEGSPLPALEDSSDEGEQFLERQQEFERRHNFRFEEPGAAQIQTFPRHIPTSVRRRDERRKEKREQIRERKRKERARRREELKQLKNLKRQELAARIARIRDASGXDAFGLTDSLLQEDFDPARHDRLMAEWFGEEYYGRGEEEKPQFEEEEGLEDDWNWDAWTGREEEPHCEDPDFVMDADYVPEPPPDPAAPPGRAPPEVTFGKRRRRTRFREALEREKPPFDPASGPFEQYLDEFYGLDFEDMVGDLPCRFKYRRVLPCDFGLTTDEILAADDKELNRWCSLRKTCMYRSEQEERQDQANYSRRAQNLSKKHQILRSLVADPEEVEAAPAKPKFGKKRREKRKRLEEAEKRGAPRGPPRGPPKSRGSPAPGGPPLGAAVRLGGREFSGKRLEAFGLNPRRLRFRQLRRQRGKEGGGNVGSPRRNPGKNPGNTGKNAGSTEEKPWEKRWEHRENSSHQWEKTETQEKRPKPAGKHLKSPGKNLKPPGKNLEPPGKNLELPEKYLKPQENTRTTSKSSRSSGEAPEPAQKRTKAPGGRARFKLSLFGGGGPERSNK